Proteins encoded by one window of Rhodamnia argentea isolate NSW1041297 chromosome 6, ASM2092103v1, whole genome shotgun sequence:
- the LOC115740367 gene encoding laccase-1 — translation MESANLHCMILLILVLILTCNIITAFSAAPATKRFHFNVEWKQVTRLCHTKPLLTVNGEYPGPTIAVHEGDHVEVEVTNRVARNTTIHWHGIRQYRTGWADGPAYITQCPIREGHTYTYKFSVVDQRGTLLWHAHFAWQRASVHGAFIIYPRLPYPFSPKIQAEIPIIFGEWWNGDVDAVESEMMLHGGGPNSSDAYTINGLPGPLYPCSAKDTFVRAVEPGKTYMLRIINAALNDELFFAVANHTLSVVEIDAVYTKPFSTQAIMIAPGQTTNVLITVNQAPDPSGMFPMAATPYVTSIFPFDNSTTLGYLKYRGPKSSDESSKPSVVVPNLPRMTDTPFATEFLNKLRSLATPQYPCRVPKAIDRRVITTVSLNLQDCPPNQTCEGLHGKRFYASMNNQSFVRPLMSILEGHYKNFTASQMLTSTFPERPPKEFNFTGVDPLAENMNTEFGSKLLVVPFGMNLEIVLQDTNFLNPENHPIHVHGHNFFIVGQGFGNYDANVDPAGYNLVDPPERNTVAVPIGGWAAIRFKTDNPGAWFVHCHLEVHTSWGLALTFIVPNGPGPSQRLLPPPDDLPSC, via the exons ATGGAGAGTGCCAACTTGCATTGCATGATTCTATTGATTTTAGTTCTGATCCTCACTTGCAATATTATTACAGCTTTCTCTGCGGCACCAGCCACCAAACGTTTTCATTTCAAt GTGGAGTGGAAACAAGTGACCCGGTTGTGCCACACGAAGCCGCTCCTGACGGTGAACGGCGAATACCCGGGGCCGACCATCGCCGTCCATGAAGGGGACCACGTCGAAGTCGAAGTCACCAATCGCGTCGCCAGGAACACCACGATCCATTG GCACGGCATAAGGCAATACCGGACCGGGTGGGCCGACGGACCGGCCTACATAACCCAGTGCCCCATAAGAGAAGGGCACACCTACACTTACAAGTTCAGTGTGGTGGACCAAAGGGGCACTCTTCTGTGGCACGCTCATTTCGCCTGGCAAAGAGCTTCCGTTCATGGCGCCTTCATCATCTACCCCCGCTTGCCCTACCCATTCTCACCCAAGATTCAAGCTGAAATCCCCATCATTTTCG GTGAATGGTGGAATGGGGATGTTGATGCAGTGGAGAGTGAAATGATGTTGCATGGTGGTGGCCCTAATTCCTCAGATGCCTATACCATCAATGGCCTTCCAGGGCCGCTCTATCCTTGCTCTGCCAAAG ATACGTTTGTCCGGGCAGTGGAACCGGGCAAGACGTACATGCTCCGGATCATCAATGCTGCACTTAATGACGAGCTCTTCTTTGCGGTCGCCAACCACACGCTGAGCGTGGTCGAGATCGACGCGGTCTACACGAAGCCCTTTTCGACCCAGGCCATAATGATCGCTCCCGGGCAGACCACGAATGTCCTGATCACAGTGAACCAAGCACCTGACCCGTCGGGAATGTTCCCAATGGCAGCCACTCCTTACGTCACCTCCATTTTCCCCTTTGACAATTCCACAACATTGGGCTATTTAAAATACAGAGGCCCTAAATCTAGTGACGAGAGCAGCAAGCCTAGTGTTGTGGTCCCTAATCTTCCTAGAATGACCGATACACCTTTTGCCACCGAGTTCTTGAACAAGCTGAGGAGCCTTGCAACACCTCAATACCCGTGTAGGGTCCCCAAGGCAATTGATAGGAGAGTGATCACCACCGTTAGCCTCAACCTCCAGGATTGTCCGCCAAACCAAACTTGCGAGGGCCTCCACGGGAAGCGGTTTTACGCTTCGATGAACAACCAGTCCTTCGTCCGTCCGCTAATGTCGATCCTCGAGGGGCACTACAAGAACTTCACCGCGAGCCAGATGCTGACATCGACCTTCCCGGAACGGCCCCCGAAGGAGTTCAATTTTACCGGAGTAGACCCCCTCGCGGAGAACATGAATACCGAGTTCGGGAGCAAGCTCTTGGTGGTACCCTTCGGCATGAACTTGGAGATTGTGCTCCAGGACACGAACTTCCTTAACCCCGAGAACCATCCGATCCACGTCCACGGCCACAACTTCTTCATCGTGGGGCAAGGATTCGGGAACTATGACGCCAACGTCGACCCGGCGGGCTACAACCTCGTGGATCCGCCCGAGCGGAACACGGTGGCGGTCCCCATTGGGGGATGGGCCGCGATCCGCTTCAAGACGGATAACCCGGGGGCTTGGTTCGTACATTGCCATCTTGAGGTGCACACTTCATGGGGCCTTGCCTTGACCTTCATTGTACCCAATGGGCCTGGCCCCTCTCAACGCTTGCTGCCTCCACCTGATGATCTTCCCTCATGTTGA
- the LOC115744699 gene encoding uncharacterized GPI-anchored protein At4g28100, which produces MSLNPAFSPSFLISILLSILLPALSATHYPDPEPAIVQPLHVNPSPPATIPAFPEQSDAAGCPLDLPDELFRGVRSACGGGDGSWGELRRTRCCPVLAAWLFSAYSSTALGRAGAASGGASGVAGRAPAYDMPLLPDDSETCVDGLGKAFRERGVELARPNETCDVVYCYCGIRLHPLSCPGAFSVTQRGRLVGDESVRRLERDCRSGNGFPGLGGCSKCLNSLHQLNQNTSYSSKLEEDRTTKMRNKDCQLMGLTWLLAKNRTAYIHTVSAVLRALMTTEESSSDPQLCTLSSDGMPLAVDSSEISGSSSLRALRSPFFFLIASPLALSLVDWRFAV; this is translated from the exons atGTCCCTCAACCCAGCATTCTCTCCCTCCTTCTTGATCTCGATCCTGCTCTCCATTCTCTTGCCCGCTCTCTCCGCCACACACTACCCGGACCCGGAGCCGGCCATTGTCCAGCCGCTCCATGTGAACCCATCGCCGCCCGCCACCATCCCCGCCTTCCCGGAGCAGTCCGACGCCGCGGGCTGCCCCCTCGACCTCCCCGACGAGCTCTTCCGCGGGGTCCGCTCCGcttgcggcggcggcgacggctcGTGGGGGGAGCTCCGCCGCACACGGTGCTGCCCCGTGCTGGCCGCGTGGCTCTTCTCCGCCTACTCTTCCACCGCCCTGGGCAGGGCAGGGGCCGCCTCCGGCGGCGCCTCGGGGGTGGCAGGCCGAGCTCCGGCGTACGACATGCCGCTGCTTCCGGACGACTCGGAGACTTGCGTGGACGGCCTCGGGAAGGCGTTCAGGGAGAGAGGGGTCGAGCTGGCGAGGCCGAACGAGACGTGCGACGTCGTGTACTGCTACTGCGGCATAAGGCTGCATCCCCTGAGCTGCCCCGGGGCGTTCTCGGTGACCCAGCGAGGGAGGCTGGTCGGGGACGAAAGCGTGAGGAGGTTGGAGCGAGACTGCCGGAGCGGGAACGGGTTTCCGGGTCTGGGCGGGTGCTCCAAGTGCTTGAACAGTCTCCATCAG CTCAACCAGAACACTTCCTATTCAAGCAAACTGGAGGAGGACAGGACCACCAAGATGCGCAACAAGGATTGCCAGCTGATGGGCCTCACGTGGCTCCTTGCCAAGAACCGGACCGCCTACATCCACACCGTCTCCGCTGTCCTGCGGGCCCTTATGACGACCGAGGAGAGCTCCTCCGACCCTCAGTTGTGCACGCTCAGTAGCGACGGTATGCCCTTGGCAGTCGATTCCTCGGAAATCTCCGGCAGCTCGTCACTGCGCGCTCTCCGATCgcccttctttttcttaattgcGTCACCGCTAGCACTCTCGCTGGTAGATTGGCGCTTTGCCGTATGA